The window ACGCCTGGCTTTATGACTTTGCTAAAACGTTTGTTTGTTATTGCTTTTTTCTTTGGTGTCATTGGTGCTGGCGCGCTTAGTTATGGTTATTACTATTTGTCCCAGCCCTTTACCAGTAGTTCAGTAAATGAGCCGTTAATACTGGAGTTTCCCAAAGGCAAACATGCTCGGTATGTCATTACACAAGTCAGTAAGCATTACGCTCTGGGTGAGTCCATATTGGATAATAAACAGCTGCGTTATGGTTTTAGTCGGCTATTGGGTGGTGTAAGCCATTTGCGGGCGGGGGTTTATGAGGTTAAGCCGGAACATAATTGGTTTGACGTCTGGTCCATGGTTTCAAACGGTGACGAGCTTCAATTTTCAGTCACTCTTGTAGAAGGTCATACATTGCAACAATGGTTGTTCACGCTCAATTCGGCGCCTTACTTGAGTGGCGACGCAAAATCTGCAGCGAATGCCCTACAAGAAAGTCTTGGACCAACGGTTGATTCTTTAGAAGGTCTATTATTGCCGGAAACCTATACTTACCGAGCCTATTCGACGGTTTCCGGTATTTTAAAAAATGCTTATGAGTCAATGCAAAAAACGTTAGCCGACGTTTGGAGCAGTCGCTCTGAAGCTTGTCCGGTAGAATCTCCTTATGAGCTTCTGATTTTAGCGTCAATAATAGAAAAAGAGACAGGTATATCGGGTGAAAGAAGTTTGGTTGCCAGCGTTTTTGCTAATCGTTTGGCTATTGGTATGCGGCTGCAGTCCGATCCAACCACAATTTATGGCATTGAGGATTTTGACGGCAACTTAACCCGTGCACATTTGCGTGAGAAAACGGCTTATAACACCTATCGAATTAATGGCTTGCCTCCGACACCTATTGCTATGCCAAGCAAGGCCTCGCTTGAGGCTGCCGCTAACCCAGATGA is drawn from Idiomarina piscisalsi and contains these coding sequences:
- the mltG gene encoding endolytic transglycosylase MltG, producing the protein MTLLKRLFVIAFFFGVIGAGALSYGYYYLSQPFTSSSVNEPLILEFPKGKHARYVITQVSKHYALGESILDNKQLRYGFSRLLGGVSHLRAGVYEVKPEHNWFDVWSMVSNGDELQFSVTLVEGHTLQQWLFTLNSAPYLSGDAKSAANALQESLGPTVDSLEGLLLPETYTYRAYSTVSGILKNAYESMQKTLADVWSSRSEACPVESPYELLILASIIEKETGISGERSLVASVFANRLAIGMRLQSDPTTIYGIEDFDGNLTRAHLREKTAYNTYRINGLPPTPIAMPSKASLEAAANPDDSPFYYFVADDTGGHVFSETLEEHNKAVRRYQLNKE